The genomic DNA AAAGCTCTTATAAAAGCTTCATATATTCTGCTTTTTTGTCAAGAATCACTATTTAATTGTATTAATTCTTCTTGTTCTTTATTACATTCATTACATTCATCAAGTTCTTTTTTTCAAATTTCATCCACTTGACTTTTTTCAGAACGATATTTATCTAAAGCTTCTACAATATCATCTCCAGATTTTGGTTGATCTGGTAATTCAAGTTTTTTCTCACTTTGACATGATATAACAGATGTTGAAGTTGAAGCAAATAAAGTTATTGCTGTAAATAAAGTTAATAATTTTCTCATAATTTCTCCTTTTAAATGAATTAATAAATATAGAATTATGTATGAATTAAATTACTATTTTTCTTTTTATTCATGGATTGCCTCTTGTTTAGCTCATTTTTGAATTTCCAACATATACTCTTTTGTATTATTATTTAAAGTTTCATCCTTTTGTTTTGATGCAATAAATTCATCAAAAGTATTTGTTTGTCCTCTAAAGTAAGTCACTTTTGAAACTTTTGAGCTCAAAGATTCATAGTCTAATTGCAACATTTTATAAGATTTAAAAGCTCTTATAAATGTTTCATATACTCTACTTTTCTGTCAAGATTCACTATTTAATTGTATTAATTTTTCTTGTTCTTTACTACATTCATTACATTCATCAAGTTCTTTTGCTCAAATTGCGTTCATTTTTTCTTGTTCCAAAACATAGTTATCTAATGCATCTACAATATCATCTCCAGATTTTGATTGATTTGGTAATTCAAATTTTTTCTCACTTTGACATGATATAACAGATGTTGAAGTTGAAGCAAATAAAGTTATTGCTGTAAATAAAGTTAATAATTTTTCATAATTTATCCTTTTAAATGAGTTAATAAATATAGAATTATGTATAAATTAAATTACTATTTTTCTTTTTATTCATGGATTGCTTCTTGCTTAGCTCATTTTTGAATTTCTAACATATACTCTTTTGTATTATTATTTAAGGTTTCATCCTTTTGTCACCCTTCAATAAATATATCAAAACCTTCTGTTTCAATTCTAGAATAAGTTCCACTTGATATTTTTGAATTTAAATATTCATAATCTAATTGCAACATTTTATAAGATTCATAAGCTCTTATAAATGTTTCATATATTCAACTTTTCTGTCAAGATTCACTATTTAATTTTATTTTATTTTGTTCTTCTTTACTACATTCCTTACATTCATCAAGTTCTTTTGCTCAAATTGCGTTCATTTTT from Spiroplasma endosymbiont of Cantharis nigra includes the following:
- a CDS encoding lipoprotein, with translation MRKLLTLFTAITLFASTSTSVISCQSEKKLELPDQPKSGDDIVEALDKYRSEKSQVDEIWKKELDECNECNKEQEELIQLNSDSWQKSRIYEAFIRAFTSYKMLQLKYETLESKISEETYTIVNTDYFDEYIEGWQKEETLNNNTKEYMLEIQKWAKQEAIHE
- a CDS encoding lipoprotein gives rise to the protein MKKLLTLFTGITLFASTSTSVISCQSEKKFELPNQPKSGDDIVEALDNYVLEQEKMNAIWAKELDECKECSKEEQNKIKLNSESWQKSWIYETFIRAYESYKMLQLDYEYLNSKISSGTYSRIETEGFDIFIEGWQKDETLNNNTKEYMLEIQKWAKQEAIHE